The sequence CAAGCTCGCACAGTCCACGGCCGAAGATCGTGCCGGGCACTCCGGCGCCGGGACGAGCCCTGGCAGGAGCGCGGATGGCAGATGCTTTCTCAACAGACGTGAGGACTCGGATCCCGGACACTCATCGGCTATGACAGGGCATTGCGGCCAGTTGCCACCTGGACGACTGGGACCTGTCGCATATCAGTTGACGGAGATCTGCCGCCGATCAGTGGTCGGACCAGGCCGGCAGCCGGTCATTTCCAGGTGGCGTTTGCTTCGGCGGCGTAGCACAGTGCAGTCAGCCAGACCCGTGAAGGGGCCTCGACGTGGCAAGGCAACACTCATGGAAAGAAGTTCAGCGCCGGATCATCGACTGCTTCCGTCGCCAAGGCGCGCCGAGCGCGAGCGGTACTACGCAAGTGATGGGTCAGGACGCGGACCCGGTGGCGCAGGCACTTGAAGTCTGGCTCGATGCCCGATCTCGTCTCGAAGCCGCGGTGAAGCCTGTCTTCCAGCGAATCAGTGCCCCGCTCGACCTGGTGCACCTGAACAATCTCCGCAGAGAAGAG comes from Micromonospora purpureochromogenes and encodes:
- a CDS encoding DUF402 domain-containing protein — its product is MLLAAGRPWAAWWVGDPADRRLEIDVCLPPERTEAGWRYIDLELDPVLHERDASVEIQDWDEYEQSCRNGWMSADDAKLAQSTAEDRAGHSGAGTSPGRSADGRCFLNRREDSDPGHSSAMTGHCGQLPPGRLGPVAYQLTEICRRSVVGPGRQPVISRWRLLRRRSTVQSARPVKGPRRGKATLMERSSAPDHRLLPSPRRAERERYYASDGSGRGPGGAGT